The proteins below come from a single Rosa rugosa chromosome 2, drRosRugo1.1, whole genome shotgun sequence genomic window:
- the LOC133734244 gene encoding protein S40-7 isoform X2 has protein sequence MEDMYLSRQGSGVWRSLRDGDFEEEDVWNVLRDRKTSNTMTGRSKESSVSVPRRLPTASRVIPRASSHNYGSGSSCSSSNNTHEAKIVQQSAPVHIPNWSKAYGQESKKGFKNSSWHNECDDVDDDDEDGDLDDEDEEEEEEDDYDSKEPPHEFIARRLARSQISSFSVCEGAGRTLKGRDLSKVRNAVLIKTGFLESL, from the coding sequence ATGGAGGATATGTATCTATCAAGGCAGGGAAGTGGAGTTTGGAGGTCTTTGAGAGATGGAGattttgaggaagaagatgttTGGAATGTTTTAAGAGATAGAAAAACTTCAAACACCATGACTGGTAGATCCAAAGAATCCTCAGTTTCTGTTCCGAGACGCCTCCCAACCGCTTCAAGGGTGATACCAAGAGCTAGCAGCCACAATTATGGTAGTGGAAGTAGCTGTAGCAGTAGCAACAACACTCATGAAGCCAAAATTGTGCAACAATCTGCACCTGTTCACATTCCCAACTGGTCAAAAGCATATGGCCAGGAATCAAAGAAGGGTTTCAAAAATAGTTCATGGCATAATGAGTGTGacgatgttgatgatgatgatgaagacggGGATCTTGACGATGAGgatgaagaggaggaggaggaggatgactACGATTCAAAGGAACCCCCACATGAATTTATTGCCAGGAGGCTTGCAAGAAGTcagatttcttctttttcagtttGTGAAGGTGCTGGGAGGACCCTAAAAGGGAGGGACCTCAGCAAAGTGAGGAATGCTGTTTTGATAAAAACTGGTTTCCTTGAGTCATTGTAA
- the LOC133734244 gene encoding protein S40-4 isoform X1 gives MLQIPFGILGKLVVLGGTSQSEKGRQPPMEDMYLSRQGSGVWRSLRDGDFEEEDVWNVLRDRKTSNTMTGRSKESSVSVPRRLPTASRVIPRASSHNYGSGSSCSSSNNTHEAKIVQQSAPVHIPNWSKAYGQESKKGFKNSSWHNECDDVDDDDEDGDLDDEDEEEEEEDDYDSKEPPHEFIARRLARSQISSFSVCEGAGRTLKGRDLSKVRNAVLIKTGFLESL, from the exons ATGTTGCAGATACCCTTTGGAATCTTGGGAAAGTTGGTGGTGCTTGGTGGTACTTCTCAATCAGAGAAAG GTAGGCAACCACCAATGGAGGATATGTATCTATCAAGGCAGGGAAGTGGAGTTTGGAGGTCTTTGAGAGATGGAGattttgaggaagaagatgttTGGAATGTTTTAAGAGATAGAAAAACTTCAAACACCATGACTGGTAGATCCAAAGAATCCTCAGTTTCTGTTCCGAGACGCCTCCCAACCGCTTCAAGGGTGATACCAAGAGCTAGCAGCCACAATTATGGTAGTGGAAGTAGCTGTAGCAGTAGCAACAACACTCATGAAGCCAAAATTGTGCAACAATCTGCACCTGTTCACATTCCCAACTGGTCAAAAGCATATGGCCAGGAATCAAAGAAGGGTTTCAAAAATAGTTCATGGCATAATGAGTGTGacgatgttgatgatgatgatgaagacggGGATCTTGACGATGAGgatgaagaggaggaggaggaggatgactACGATTCAAAGGAACCCCCACATGAATTTATTGCCAGGAGGCTTGCAAGAAGTcagatttcttctttttcagtttGTGAAGGTGCTGGGAGGACCCTAAAAGGGAGGGACCTCAGCAAAGTGAGGAATGCTGTTTTGATAAAAACTGGTTTCCTTGAGTCATTGTAA